The nucleotide sequence CCTTCCCGATCCACTCAAAGGGGAGAAAGAAGTCTCTGAAGGAGTCGCTCCAGGCACACCTCGAGCCCCCGGACAGAATCAGAAAGCCAGAAGAGCAGAGAGGTGCCAAGGAGAAGGCGAGACCCACTGGTCTACAACTGATCACCAACGAGAGACACCAAAGAAGAAGACTGGGAAAGCGACAgaggacgaagaagaagaagccgaCCACGTCAAGTGCACCACCAAGAAAGGACGAGGAGAGGCCGGCCTAATAGAGAACACGGCAGCGAAAGGCAACTGGTGGTCATGGGGGAAACCCCTTTCCACCACTCGATCCTCGAAGTACGACTACCAAATCATTTTGACAAGCCAACAAATATGAGGTACGACGGTACCCAAGATCCCCCAggaacatctaacggccttcgaggccaggatgaacctggaaagGGTAGGCGACGAAGTGAGATGCCGGGCTTTCTCGGTAACCTTAGCTGGGCCGGTGATTCGCTGGTTTAATGCCCTCCCCCAGGGCTCCATAACCACGTTTGCTGACATCAGTTGTTCTTTCTTGGCCCATTTCACCACGCGCATCACCAAAGCAAAACACCCGATTAACCTGCTAGGGGTGACGCAACGAAGCGGCGAgccaaccagaaaatacctagaCAGATTCAACGATGAGTGCCTTGAGATAGACGGCTTAACTGATTCGGTGGCCAGCTTATGCTTGCCAACGGTTTGCTAAATGAGGATTTCCaaaaacacctcaccaccaagccCATCTGGACAATGCAGGAAATTCAGAACGTAGCTAGGGAATGCATTAATGATGAAGAGGTAAGTCAGGTCGTGGCAGCCAATAAACGGAAGCCCGCATACCCTAGTGCCCACCCATCCGGTGGCGGTGAGAGGTCCAAGAAACACTCCAGAGACGGAGGAACGGCCAAGACTTTCAAACCCTTTTCCCGTgttgggaagttcaccaactacaccccctAGCGGCTCCAATCGTCGAGGTTTATCAGCAAATCGCCAACAAGGGCatcttgtcgaagccccgacAACTCAGGGATaggacgggaggaaacaagaacctctatTGTGATTATCACAAGGGATATGgccacaagacccaagactgcttcgacctgaAGGACGCCCTGGAGCAGGCCATCTGAGAAGGAAAGCTGGCCGAGTTCGCCCACCTAATAAGGGATCCTAGGAGAAGGGACCGATCAACCAAGGACAAAAGCCGCGCCGTAAAGCAGAGACGGGAACCCGAGGAGGACACGGAGCGTGCCCTCACCGTGGTGAATGTGGTGATTGGAAGGGATGTCCCTCCCAGGTCGAAGTCGGCTAGTAAGAAGGACGCCAAGGTTCTAGTTATGTCCTCTGGCCCCGCGCCGACCTCTCGGAGGTTACCCTCGATATCTTTCGGCCCCGATGATCAATGGTTCAATGAGGTTGCGAAGAGTTCGCCGATGGTGATCACGGCCAGGGTGGGCACCGGCCTAGTAAAGTAGATCTTGGTGGACACAGGAGCTGATTCCAATATCATGTTTCGCAATGTATTTGACGCCCTGGGCCTACGAGACGCCGACCTCAGAGGTCACCAGCACGGCGTGGTAGGCCTAGGTGATAACTTCATCAAGGCAGACGACGTAATTTCCTTCCCGGTCTCCATAGGCGGAGGCAGGGGGAAGAGGTCACTAATGGGGGAGTTCGTGATCTTAAGAGACTCGACGACCTACAACCTCATCCTGGGGAGGAAGACCATCAATGAATTGGGGCGGTGATCTCCACCAAGCTATTGCTAATGAAGTTTGTTGCTGATGATGGATCAGTTGGGACCATCAGGGGAGACCTAGAGACGGCAGTCGCATGCGATAACGCCAACCTCTCCTTAAGAAAGAAATCTAAAGAAGCATCTGGTGTCTTTCTTGCCGACCTAGACGCCAGGGTTGATGACAAACCCAGGCCGGAACTAGAGGGAGACCTTGAAAAGTTCAGGGTCGGCGATTCAGATGAGAAGTTTACCTTTGTAAACAGGAATCTGCCCCATGACGTGAAAGAACCCCTCATAGAGATGTTCAAAGCCAACGGCGACTTGTTTGCCTAgacgccagccgacatgccgggtATAGACCCCTAATTCATGTCACACCAGCTGGCTGTGAGACCGGAGGCAAAGCCAGTGGCCCAAAGGAGGAGAAAAATGTCCCAAGAAAGGGCGAAAGAGGTGGCCAAACAGACGGCCAGCCTACTAGAAGCGGGCTTCATTCAGGAACTCAATTACTCGACTTGGCTTGCAAACATGGTCCTGGTTAAAAAGCCTAGCGggaaatggagaatgtgcgtggaTTAGTCTGACCTTAACAAAGCATGTCCCAAAGATTCCTTCCCCTTACCGAACATCGATGCTCTTGTCGACGCGGCTGCGGATTACCGATacctgagcttcatggatgcctattctgggtataatcagataccgatgcacccgTCAGATGAAGAGAAAATGGCATTCATAACGTCGGGAGGGATATATTGCTACAAAGTCATGCAGTTCGGGCTGAAGAATGCgggggccacataccaaaggctgatgaacaaggtctTCAGGGACCTCATCGGCAAGACAGTAGAGGTATACATAGACGATATCTTGTTCAAGACCGCCAGGCCCGAGGCCCTTTTAAGTGGCCTAGAAAGCGTCTTCGCGTCTCTTCGTCAGCACGGAATGAGGCTCAATCCGCTGAAGTGTGCCTTCGCCGTCGAAGCCGGTAAGTTCTTGGGGTTTATGATAACCCAACGACGGGTGGAGGCCAACCCGGAAAATGCGATGCAATTCTTCAGATGAAGAGCCCGGGAAGCGTGAAAGATGTCCAAAGGTTGGCGGGCAGACTCACAGCACTATCCCGTTTCCTCGGCGCGTCGGCGGCCAAAGCTCTACCCTTCTTTAACCTGATGAAGAAGGGGATCGCGTTCGAGTGGATCCCGGCATGTGAAGAAGCTTTCAAGCAATTCAAATAAATAGTCTCGGCACCACCCGTCCTCGCAAGACCTAAGAAGGGAGAAACGCTATACTTGTACTTGGCAGTAACCGACGAGGCCTTGGCGGTGGTCTTGGTGCGAGAAGAGGGGAAGACTCAACAACCAATATATTTTGTGAGTAAAGCACTACAAAGAGCAGAGCTAAGGTATAGCAAGCTAGAGAAAGTGGCATATGCGCTCCTGACATCGTCGCACAGGCTGCGGCAGTACTTTCAAGGACACCAAGTAATCGTCAGGACGGATCAGGCAATCCGGCAAGTACTCTAGAAACCCGACTTGGCAGGTAGAATGATGACTTGGGCTGTCGAAATCTCCCAGTATGACTTACAGTATGAACCCAGGCACGTGATCAAGGCTCAAGCCATGGCTGATTTCCTGGTAGAAGTAACAGGGGACCTAGACGGGGCGCCGAGCACACAGTGGAAGCTCCATGTTGACGGAGCATCTAACCAAACGTTCGGAGGAGCAGAAATCATCCTGGAGAACCCAGCTAGAGTTATATACGAGCAGTCAATCAAATTAGACTTCCTGGTGTcaaacaaccaagcggaatatgaggcCCTGCTGGGCGGCCTAGCTCTAGCAAGGGAAGTCGGAGCCACAAGACTGGAAGTGTGTAGTGACTCGCAGGTCGTTACTTCTCAGATCAATGGAACCTACCAAGCCAGAGACTCACTATTACAGAGGTACCTGGAGAAAGTCAAAGAATTGAGCAAGAAATTTGAGGAGGTCACGATCCAACACGTTccgagagaaaggaacacacgggcagacctcctgtCCAAGCTAGCAAGCACAAAGCCAGGGACTGGCAACCGGTCCCTCATTCAAGGATTGATGAAAGAACTAGCAGTAGTGCTACAGCTAACCCAGTTAGAACCTTGTTGGATGGACCCGATCATCGAATTCCTGGGAAAGGCCAGGCTCCCCAGCGACGAGCAGGCGGCCAAAACAATAAGACAAAAGGCGGCCAAGTATGCAATCATACAGAGCCAGTTGTTTAAAAAAGGACTTAGCCAACCACTGCTGAAATGCCTGCACCCCGACCAAACGGAGTACGTCCTCCAGAAAGTCCATGAAGGATGCTGCGGTCACCACATCAGAGGGAAGGCCCTCGCTAGGAAGCTCATCAGAGCCGGATACTACTGGCCCTCTCTGATGGCGGACTCTAAGGAGTTCGTGAGAAGGTGCAAGAGATGCCAGGAAAACTCCAGCTTCCACAAAGCGCCAGCAACCGAACTTAGCGTTCTCACAACTTCCCAACCTTTCTCACAATGGGGAATTGACCTATTAGGACCCTTCCCGGTCGGGTCAGGACAAGTCAAGTACCTGATAGTGGCGATTGACTACTATACAAAGTGGATAGAGGCAGAGCTGTTGGCCAGCATATCCTCAGCGAATTGTCGAAAGTTCGTATGGAGACAGATAATAGCAAGATTCGGCATCCCAAAAGCCGTTATCTCGGACAACGAGATGCAGTTTGCTGATAAAAAATTTGGAGAGTTCCTTGCCGTTTTGGGGATAAAGCAAAAGTTTTCGTCAATAGAGcacccccagaccaatggacaagtggAGGCTGCAAACAAGATCATCCTGCAGGGCCTCAAGAGGTGACTCGACCAGAAGAAGGGAGCGTGGGCAGATGAACTGGCCTCGTCCTGTGGTCTTACTGCACAACCCAACAATCGGCCACTGGGAAAACACCTTTCCGACTCACGTATGGGGTAGAGGCAATAATACCTGTGGAAGTCGGGGAGCCGAGCCCACGACTACTCTTAGGGGAGTCGAAGAGGCCGTGGAAAAGGACTTGGTGGATGAAGCAAGGGAGATGGCCCATCTATCAGAAAATGGTGCTAAAGCAAAGAATGGCCATGCGCTACAATGCCAAGGTGCTCAAAAGAGAATTCGAGCGGGACGACCTGGTCTTAAGGCGCAATGATGTTGGGGTCCCGACACCCGGGGAAGGCAAGCTGACGGCTAACTGGGAAGGCCCTTACAGGGTGAAAGAGGTGATTGGTAAGGGCGCCTACAAGTTAGAACGGTTAGACGGCAAGGAAATCCCGAGAACGTGGAATGCGAGTAACTTGAGAAGATTCTACTCATAGAATAGACGCGCCAATTTAGTAAGAATGCTTTATGACGAATTACTTGTCAATTTTTACTTGTCGTATTTGCTATCATGTTACATTCAAATCAGTTACCATTGCTACTCTCCACCCCTTTATTATTATTTGCTTTTTTACACTGCTTGTTATTAAGTAAGGCACCATAACGAATAAACGGTCTCGGGGCTGATCATCCCAGGGACCACAAAAGCGACAAACGCCACAAGGTGCGGCTGCTAAAACGGTAAAGGCCATAACCCGGCTCCACGAATTACAAACTAAACGACAAAACGTTCATGAACAAATAAGTTAATGCCAACAAACGataaagaaaataaggaaaagtaaaCGCTGACAAGACGGGAAATAAACACTTTCATCAAACCAACGGCGAACAAATTCAAATAGTTTGACAAGATTGTAAGGAAAGACTACAAGTCACAAAAGTACATGAGTTACAAAAGTACATAAATCACTTCTTCGGTATATCAACAATTTTGCCATCCCTGATGGTCTTGAAAATGCCAACGCTGGAGGTGTCAAACTCGGGGGCCAGGAGCTTTACTTGTGCCTTTAGAGCCTCCTCGGTCATCAAGATAGCATTCTTTCCCTGCTTGACGGTGTCCTTATACTTCTTCTTGAACTCAACAGCTTCATTCTGAGCAGTCTTGGCTGAAGAGAGAGCCTCATCACGCTCCTTCTCTAAGGAGACCACCCGACCCTGAGCAGCATTAAGCTGACTTTCCAAAGTAAGCTCCCGCTCGGCAAGGCGCGCCACAGAAGCATCAGCAGTCTTCACCTTTTCCTCAGCAGTCTCGACTTCCTCCTTAGCGGCCTTAGCCTTCTCCTTGGCCGCCTTGGCCCTCTCCTTGGCAGCAGCCAATTGCTCCCGAAGTAGTTTCACTTCATCCCTATACTTGGAGTTGGCCTTGACTGAAGACTCAAGCTTCGTTTCCAGAGTCCGTGCCCCCGCTAAGGCAAATTCCTCCTTCCTCGCAATCGCAATAGCTCGAAGCAAGCagcgatacatccacctcgcctgcgaAACAAGGTCCCCACCGTAGAAGAAGTCCTCTGTACCGGGAAGTAGCTGGGAATCGATAAAGTTCCCAGCATCAAAGATCTTCTCCATGACAGTAAGAGCCCCCTCCGGGCTGGAAGACGGTCTCTTGTTCCTTGGCTCCTCAATTATTTCAAATTCGAGGCTGGCGGAAGATTTCCTTTTCACCTTCCTTCTCAGCCCCGTCAGGTCGTGAGCCAAAGCCATCCCCTGCCTCCAGCCGAGGACTCGAAGAGGCGTTGCCCCCGGGCCCCTCCCCCTGGCCCAACTGGGACTGGACCTCCGGCTCAGTGACGTCGTTGGCAGCGGTCTCCTGAGCAGGGGTAGCGGAATCATCATCACTACCGGCCAAAAAGGTATTGTACAAACCCTCGAGTCCGGTCACCTCGGCAGACATCGACACTGCAGCGAAACACGGAAAACAGCTAATCGTCAAATCGGACAGATAAACCAAAACAACGGATAAACCAAAACAATATGCAAGGAAAAACAAATCGCTAGACAAGCTAGACAAATACTAACGAATATAATTCCTGGCCATATCCCGGTCACCCATGAGAAGATGAGGGTTGACAAGATTTTTCCCGAAAACAGCCAACAAGACGTCGGCAACCCTCTTCTTTTCGGGAGACAACCCTTTGTATGTTATCTTGGTAAAAGCAGTGGCCCCTGCCCCAAAAATCCAGTACATCGGTATGCGATGTTTCCCTTCTAGACTCAACCAAAAGGGGTGCCGACCTTCGGCTGGGTGGACCTTGAAGTACTTGTCCTTAAAACCATGGAAGGAATCTTCAAACACACCAAAGATTCGCCGGCCTTGGGCCGCCCGAAAGGACATATAACCTTTTCTAGCTTCCCCTCCTTCGAGGGGTTTGTCAggttgaaaaggaaaagaaatactTCAATAGAGATCGGCAGCTCCAAGTACTCGCATACCATCTCAAAACAGCGGATGGaggcccagctgttcggatgcagTTGGGATGGCGCTACGTCACAACAATTAAGTAGCGCCATCTGAAGTGAAAAGGGGAGAAGGGAAGGCGAACTCCTAGGCGAGTAAACATGGCCTTATACAACCACATCCAATCGGGAACCTGGGGAGAGTGCAGATTTAACTCATATATACGCTCGTTATCGGCAGGAACGAAGGCTGTGTAATTAGCTTCCTCGTCGGTTCCTCCGCAAAGGTAGTAGGCCTGTCAGAACTCCTCAAGTTCCTCCAGGGACATCTGGTTTGGGGCCTCCTTTACGTCCGACGTTACCCAGGCGTACCGTTCGAATGGAGCCGGCCTCACGACCCTTACGACACGACGTTGATCCATACCTACAGTGAGGCACCACTCAAAATCAGTCTATAAGGCCGGGAGGTCGGAAGTACTACTAGAAAGCTACGACACTACCAGAAAACTACAGATTGCCTATCCATCAGTCATAATCCTTGAAATAAGAAGGCcgaaaaaacaaaatcctaaaatgGTAACCCCCTACAGTTCCTACCTAATGCTAAAACACAAGAGGATACGCGATCCGCATCAAGCAGTTCATACCAAACTCGCATGCAAAGCGAAAAATAAACACCAATACTAAGAAAAAGGACAGGAAGCTTACCAGGATAAGGATGATAATGGAAAGGGATCGAAGAACTGACAAGAATCTAGATGAAGCAGGGGTCTGCGATGGAGGTTTTTgcaagagagaggagaaagcaaTGAAAATGCAGTGGAACTGAGGCAAAACCAAATGGAAACTGTAAAAAAACCAATCCTGAGAAGCGCGAAAGGCAGGGGTATAATGGTCTTTTCTCACAGAGTTTTGAACTGCCATTAAGAGCATTAAATGCTCGGCGCGGTAAACAAGGCGACAAAGGACGCACCCCCACAACGAACAGGTCTGTGCACGCGTAGGAGGCGCGTCCTCATCACGAGGGACTGGCAAGACGACGACTGGGCAAAAGGAGAAAGGGAACGCGCCATACACAGCGCTTACATCCGCATCTGGCGCGTTAGGGGCACTGTTATGGCCCAGCCCAGCTGAGCAGGGTTACCGCCCGACCCGCAACTAACCGGCCTATACGGCTGGGTCGGCGCTTACAATCCGCCCGAACCCAGGACCCGAATACGCGTCCTGACTGACAGCTGCTTGACAACTGGGGGAAGCGAAGCTTCCTGGAAGGTGGCCTCCCCTTGTGGGGCCCGCCCTACTGACAgggtatataaggggagggtcctacccctcccccaaggtacgtcatcaTAACTTCCCTCTTTTTCCACCTGCACTCCACActgacttgggcgtcggagtatcattgcaggtggcaccccctcaACCCATCGAGAGCTCGGAAAGTTAGCAGATAGCGCGAACTGTTCCCAGGACTCAGACCAAGGCAGGACCCATCTTCACATCTAAACCGTCTGGTAACCCGACGTATCGAACAGTAATAATTCATCACAAATTTGTATTTTGTAGAGAAAATTTATCAATCATAAAATATAGAAGACttaactaaaaaatttaaaaaatattaattaatcacaaaataaaaaagtatGAATTGTGCTTTAATTATGTTGTAAAATAAAAATTGGGgctatttttaaaattagttttttttaccATTAATGTTAACTTCAATCataataagataaaaaataaaaattgtatataataatttaatttaattatttatactaCCAAAATTATTCTTTATTATATCTCATTCATTTTTATTCATTGGTGATCTTTAATGgtctattttaaataaaaatttgaacgaattgaattgatttttttaaaaattagtaatataattactgtaatattttcttttctcaataatattttttaatttatttaatctgATTAatcatctctttttttttatgctaaTTTAACTAATTAAAGTTAATAAATTTCAGTTATTTTAATTCTTGCTACTTTTTATTCTAATAATGTCTTTCAATTAATGCATTAATACAtttgtaaaaattaaattaattcaagATATTTTTGTGGttaattaaaaaagtaaattgaaatgacaatttaatattttatactcttaaaatattatttatttatttttctagtatTCTTTATCATCCAATGatcatattaatataatttaattcaataaaattatttctcatcatttgattgaataaaaattctatATTATCTAAAAAATTTAGGATTTCTCAACCTTAAGATCatccatgttaaatcattaaaaaatataactGAGAACACGAAAGTGTCCCTTCATTCGAGAGCATGATTGAGATCAGAGAGCTTGACTCttgtggttctttgatcttcgtcAACCAAAACCTTATTTATTTCTGATAGGGCTGAATCACAACTCCACTGTGAGAAAAGAACTACGGAGACGAGtttgatgtgttggagaccaaaattctgaagtcattatttatatttgagtgtgatacTCATTAAActctaaaactcaaataaaatagtatctatggttttaatctcatttatctaaatcaaaagtaatgatgacttatttaattcaacatttatgacaataaatgagatcaccattatataagtcatttaatgtaaaattacttaatttgcaattataattaatataagtaTTGttcataaatatattaaaaaataataattttctaaaaatctTCAACTTGgactatacatatatattttcctgaaataatcacatcttataaattttATGCACACATCTGAATGTTATTTCCTCGATTACTTTGTTAATATGGTCTGTCTCATATATTAGTTATGAAATTATCACAACTTTATCACATTAATGTCGCAACGAAACCACGATGATTGCTATACTAAAATACTCAaccacatagatcaaatttggatgagaaaattcagaaattataTGCAAAATAATCTCATGCATGCCTATTTTCAACTGGTccaatttgaataaaaattttattttattcggtgaCAGACTCAGATGAAACTACAACGATAATGCATGGGCTTATAGCGACGACAACTAAGTGACGAgtttgtggaagaagaagagaagaatttaACAGACTCAcaatgtgtgtgtgtgagagagagagagagatgggggGAGATTTACCTAGAGAAAAGGGATTTGGTAGGAGAAAGGTGGCGACGGACTCAACAACGACGGTAATGGGATAAGCAGCGATGGCGACATGTGCTGTGAAGGAAGATGAGAGTTGTGAAAGGGTAGGTGGCGATGGGCTCAGCAACGACGATGACGGGACCTATGGGGTTCTTTGTGAAGAAGCCGAGAAGAAGAAGACTCTGGGTGAAAATGATTGGGTTTCTCTTGCATGGCTACAGAGTATGATTGAAGTTGTGAATCACTAAATCCGTGATGTGAGGCAAATCGACTCGGCAGGAGAAAGGTGGCGATGGGCTCAATAACGATGGTAACAGGATAAGCAGCGATGGCGACATGAGCTGTGAAGGAAGATAGGAGCTGTGAAGTGGTAGGCGGTGATGGGCTCAACAACAACGATGACGGGAGCTATGAGATTTTTTGTGAAGAAGTTGAGAAGAAGAAGACTCCGGGTGAGAATGACTGGGTTTCTCTTACATGGCTATAGAGTGTGGACTGAAACTGTGAATCAATGAATCTGTGATGTGAGGCAAATTTTAATTCCTAAaaagtgtttatatgtatatatccgaagcgggtacaccctaaacccgacCATGCCCTGGCCTGTCCTAAGCAAAATCTGCCCTGACTTTAGCCAATGGATTGCTACACACACAAGGCGAGATTCTAACTCATAATAGttgtttaagcggacgagtgagatgatcactcaacaaactcaaattgattaagacaaatactaattatttttaatattaaaaatcttgagagtttgattttaattataactttgtAAAATAATTAGACATGAAGATTGCACCAAACTCAGGAAAACCTCCCAGCACCTTGTTTCTTTTGTTCAATTTCCTCGACCTCATGTCTGCCCATACATAAAAAACCGCTAAAGGTGATTCAAACCACAACAAAAATCCACAAGCCTTACTACCTAGCATTCCATACTAACAgaaaacaaattccaaaataCGCATATTACATGCTTCTTTTGATATTTCTAAACTAGACTcaaataaattaatcttgaacCTAGTAATTAGTAAATCACATTCATAATCACATTACAGCTAAATTTATAAACACACGAGTCATGAACCATTAAGTAAACAAGTGGCTCTTGTAATTCTAAACTAATAACACACACTTCATTccctaaaagaaaagaaaaatgctgcACAATGCTATGTCTATCAAAAACGAAATCAGTGCCCAATTCTCAGCAACGAATCAACATTTCTCGCAGAGACTTGCCTCTTTAGAATCACTttctaacaaaaagaaaataaaaaacctaGATCAATCTCCTTTCATACATTTCATCCGATTCTGAAGTCGCAAATGATAAATGGAACCTTTCGCTGCGAAGAGTATATacctttaacttttaacttttaagtCGCTAATTGGAAGATCCTATGGcatcttttgattttaaaattaattaaaatggaTATAAATGGTTTATTTAggcgattttttattttaataaataaaataaatataataattactgaattaaataattttaaaatttgttaccGAAATCTCTCACcctctcttatctcgtttacactgtgaaCGAGATAATTTTACACATcttttgtttacagtgtaaacgagatctAGTGAGACAATTTTTCAGTAACTATAAAAGGATGTCTAATCTTTAGTATTCTCTACATTCATTTCATATCTTCTCCTGTTCTGTTTTTCTCAAAAAAAGAAGGCAATAATGGCCAGTAATAACGTATACATAGTTTTTTGTGTTTATTccaattgtcgtatgagaaatGGCGACAATGAagtgatatttgagtgtgagaatctGATTCTGTTGCGCACTCAGCGTGTGAGTTCGTTATGCAAATGTGGTGGTGTCAAACATGGTACTAACCTCATCGAATCGTAACCTATCGATCGATACTCTCCATCGCAAGACCCTGGCCTCATGCTGATATATGCTCTACTGGTGCAACCAACCTGACACCAATCAAAAGAATAAAAGTAGTTCATTATGAAGAAGGTCGTAAGAAGTTacaaattaataactaaataaagatATAAATAGTTGTTACCTCACAGGCATAGGATACATGTAGAACGCTCACTCCGGTGGACACCACTGAAAAAATCTCTGGTATATCTAGGACATCAACAGTGGAGTACAGCCAGCAATGTCCGTGATGCCTCAGTGTGCCGCCGAGCACAGTGACTGGTACGTCTAAGCCAACACAGCCGAGCCCCAAGACAACGCCTGGCACCTCCCAAAAAACTCAAGAAGTGGGAGTCAACGCAGATGGACCAAGTTGTTCGACTTGTCCGTCATCAGATATCCTCCGATCACTAACATGATGTAGCATCTAGCATACTGTCAGAGGGTCTCTGGGTCGTCCGTAGGGGTATCTGGCAGACACAATCCCGCAGCCATATGAGCTTCATGCGCCGCCAGCTGTGGAGCCACCAGAGGCCTGGCACCGAGTAGCTGCTCCACCAACTGCCACGTCTCCGTCTGATACCACCTACCGAAGTCACGGAAGCACCCCCAACAGGGTCCCGTGGACGCGTAGCCTTAGGTGGTACTCCACGTCCTGCAGGGTGATAGTCACCTCACCCCACGGAAGATGAAACGCGTGGGTCTCTGCGTGCCATCGCTTCACGGATGCCTTAATCAGGGCATTGTCGAATGTGAAATCCCTGAGAGGCACCGTGTCCCCGA is from Arachis ipaensis cultivar K30076 chromosome B01, Araip1.1, whole genome shotgun sequence and encodes:
- the LOC107613141 gene encoding uncharacterized protein LOC107613141 codes for the protein MTWAVEISQYDLQYEPRHVIKAQAMADFLVEVTGDLDGAPSTQWKLHVDGASNQTFGGAEIILENPARVIYEQSIKLDFLVSNNQAEYEALLGGLALAREVGATRLEVCSDSQVVTSQINGTYQARDSLLQRYLEKVKELSKKFEEVTIQHVPRERNTRADLLSKLASTKPGTGNRSLIQGLMKELAVVLQLTQLEPCWMDPIIEFLGKARLPSDEQAAKTIRQKAAKYAIIQSQLFKKGLSQPLLKCLHPDQTEYVLQKVHEGCCGHHIRGKALARKLIRAGYYWPSLMADSKEFVRRCKRCQENSSFHKAPATELSVLTTSQPFSQWGIDLLGPFPVGSGQVKYLIVAIDYYTKWIEAELLASISSANCRKFVWRQIIARFGIPKAVISDNEMQFADKKFGEFLAVLGIKQKFSSIEHPQTNGQVEAANKIILQGLKR